A window of the Rhizobium brockwellii genome harbors these coding sequences:
- a CDS encoding dihydroorotase has product MSNPIVLKNVRIIDPSRNLDEVGTIIAENGVILAAGHKAQNQGAPDGAVIRDCTGLVATPGLVDARVHVGEPGGEHRETIASVSRAAAAGGVTSIIMMPDTDPVIDDIALVEFVKKTARDTAAVNVYPAAAVTKGLAGEEMTEIGLLMQAGAVAFTDAHSSVHDTQVLRRIMTYAREFGAVVCCETRDKYLGANGVMHEGLFASWLGLSGIPKEAELIPLERDLRIAQLTRGRYHAAMISVPESVEAIERARSRGAKVTCGISINNLALNENDIGEYRTFFKLYPPLRPEDDRVAMADALASGAIDIIVSSHDPQDVDTKRLPFGEAEDGAIGLETMLAAALRLHHGGQVSLMRLIDAMSTRPAQIFGLAAGTLKPGAAADIALIDLDEPWLVAKDMLLSRSKNTPFEDARFSGRAVATYVSGKLVHAI; this is encoded by the coding sequence ATGAGCAACCCGATCGTCCTCAAGAACGTCCGCATCATCGATCCCTCGCGCAATCTCGACGAAGTCGGAACGATCATCGCCGAAAACGGCGTGATTCTCGCCGCCGGCCATAAGGCGCAGAACCAGGGCGCCCCTGATGGAGCCGTCATCCGCGACTGCACGGGCCTTGTCGCGACGCCCGGCCTCGTCGATGCGCGCGTCCATGTCGGCGAACCCGGCGGCGAACACCGTGAGACGATCGCCTCAGTGAGCCGGGCGGCGGCGGCCGGCGGCGTCACCTCGATCATCATGATGCCGGACACCGATCCTGTTATCGACGACATTGCGCTCGTCGAATTCGTCAAGAAGACGGCGCGGGATACGGCCGCCGTCAACGTCTATCCCGCAGCCGCCGTCACCAAGGGCCTTGCCGGTGAGGAGATGACGGAGATCGGCCTGTTGATGCAGGCAGGCGCCGTCGCTTTTACCGATGCCCATTCCAGCGTCCACGACACACAGGTGCTGCGCCGGATCATGACCTATGCGCGCGAATTCGGCGCCGTCGTCTGCTGCGAAACGCGCGACAAATATCTCGGCGCCAACGGCGTCATGCATGAGGGGCTTTTCGCCAGCTGGCTCGGGCTCTCCGGCATTCCAAAAGAAGCCGAACTCATCCCGCTCGAGCGCGATCTGAGGATCGCGCAGCTGACGCGCGGTCGTTATCACGCCGCGATGATCTCAGTGCCGGAATCGGTCGAGGCGATTGAACGCGCCCGCAGCCGCGGTGCCAAGGTGACCTGCGGCATCTCGATCAACAATCTGGCGCTCAACGAAAACGACATCGGCGAATACCGCACCTTCTTCAAGCTCTATCCGCCGCTGCGTCCGGAAGACGACCGGGTGGCGATGGCCGACGCCCTTGCGAGCGGCGCGATCGATATCATCGTCTCCTCGCACGACCCGCAGGACGTCGATACGAAGCGTCTGCCCTTCGGCGAGGCGGAGGACGGCGCGATCGGCCTCGAAACCATGCTGGCGGCAGCGCTCAGGCTTCACCATGGCGGCCAGGTGAGCCTGATGCGGCTGATCGACGCCATGTCGACCCGCCCCGCGCAAATCTTCGGCCTCGCGGCCGGCACGCTGAAGCCAGGCGCTGCCGCCGATATCGCGCTGATCGATCTCGATGAGCCTTGGCTTGTCGCCAAAGACATGCTTCTCTCCCGCTCGAAGAATACGCCGTTCGAGGATGCGCGCTTCAGTGGGCGGGCGGTCGCAACATACGTCTCGGGAAAGCTTGTCCACGCAATTTAG